The Callospermophilus lateralis isolate mCalLat2 chromosome 15, mCalLat2.hap1, whole genome shotgun sequence genome window below encodes:
- the Hnrnph3 gene encoding heterogeneous nuclear ribonucleoprotein H3 isoform X2, translating to MDWVMKHNGPNDASDGTVRLRGLPFGCSKEEIVQFFQGLEIVPNGITLTMDYQGRSTGEAFVQFASKEIAENALGKHKERIGHRYIEIFRSSRSEIKGFYDPPRRLLGQRPGPYDRPIGGRGGYYGAGRGSYGGFDDYGGYNNYGYGNDGFDDRMRDGRGMGGHGYGGAGDASSGFHGGHFVHMRGLPFRATENDIANFFSPLNPIRVHIDIGADGRATGEADVEFVTHEDAVAAMSKDKNNMQHRYIELFLNSTPGGGSGMGGSGMGGYGRDGMDNQGGYGSVGRMGMGNNYSGGYGTPDGLGGYGRGGGGSGGYYGQGGMSGGGWRGMY from the exons ATGGATTGGGTTATGAAACATAATGGTCCAAATGACGCTAGTGATGGGACAGTACGACTACGTGGACTGCCATTTGGTTGCAGCAAAGAGGAAATAGTTCAGTTCTTTCAAG GGTTGGAAATCGTGCCAAATGGGATAACATTGACGATGGACTACCAGGGGAGAAGCACAGGGGAGGCCTTCGTGCAGTTTGCTTCAAAGGAGATAGCAGAAAATGCTCTGGGGAAACACAAGGAAAGAATAGGGCACAG gtATATTGAGATCTTCAGAAGTAGCAGGAGTGAAATCAAAGGATTTTATGACCCACCAAGAAGATTGCTGGGACAGCGACCGGGACCATATGATAGACCAATAGGAGGAAGAGGTGGTTATTATGGAGCTGGGCGTGGAA GCTATGGAGGTTTTGATGACTATGGTGGCTATAATAATTATGGCTATGGAAATGATGGCTTTGATGACAGAATGAGAGATGGAAGAG GTATGGGAGGTCATGGCTATGGTGGAGCTGGTGATGCAAGTTCAGGTTTTCATGGTGGTCATTTTGTACATATGAGAGGGTTGCCTTTTCGTGCAACTGAAAATGATATTGCTAAT TTCTTCTCACCACTAAATCCAATTCGAGTTCATattgatattggagctgatggcaGAGCAACAGGAGAAGCAGATGTAGAGTTTGTGACACATGAAGATGCAGTAGCTGCCATGTCTAAAGATAAAAATAACATGC aacATCGGTACATTGAACTCTTCTTGAATTCTACCCCTGGAGGTGGCTCTGGAATGGGAGGTTCTGGAATGGGAGGCTACGGCAGAGATGGAATGG ataatcaGGGAGGATATGGATCTGTTGGAAGAATGGGAATGGGGAACAATTATAGTGGAGGATATGGTACTCCTGATGGCTTGGGTGGTTATG GCCGTGGTGGTGGAGGCAGTGGAGGTTACTATGGGCAAGGTGGCATGAGTGGAGGTGGATGGCGTGGGATGTACTGA
- the Hnrnph3 gene encoding heterogeneous nuclear ribonucleoprotein H3 isoform X3 yields the protein MDWVMKHNGPNDASDGTVRLRGLPFGCSKEEIVQFFQGLEIVPNGITLTMDYQGRSTGEAFVQFASKEIAENALGKHKERIGHRYIEIFRSSRSEIKGFYDPPRRLLGQRPGPYDRPIGGRGYGGFDDYGGYNNYGYGNDGFDDRMRDGRGMGGHGYGGAGDASSGFHGGHFVHMRGLPFRATENDIANFFSPLNPIRVHIDIGADGRATGEADVEFVTHEDAVAAMSKDKNNMQHRYIELFLNSTPGGGSGMGGSGMGGYGRDGMDNQGGYGSVGRMGMGNNYSGGYGTPDGLGGYGRGGGGSGGYYGQGGMSGGGWRGMY from the exons ATGGATTGGGTTATGAAACATAATGGTCCAAATGACGCTAGTGATGGGACAGTACGACTACGTGGACTGCCATTTGGTTGCAGCAAAGAGGAAATAGTTCAGTTCTTTCAAG GGTTGGAAATCGTGCCAAATGGGATAACATTGACGATGGACTACCAGGGGAGAAGCACAGGGGAGGCCTTCGTGCAGTTTGCTTCAAAGGAGATAGCAGAAAATGCTCTGGGGAAACACAAGGAAAGAATAGGGCACAG gtATATTGAGATCTTCAGAAGTAGCAGGAGTGAAATCAAAGGATTTTATGACCCACCAAGAAGATTGCTGGGACAGCGACCGGGACCATATGATAGACCAATAGGAGGAAGAG GCTATGGAGGTTTTGATGACTATGGTGGCTATAATAATTATGGCTATGGAAATGATGGCTTTGATGACAGAATGAGAGATGGAAGAG GTATGGGAGGTCATGGCTATGGTGGAGCTGGTGATGCAAGTTCAGGTTTTCATGGTGGTCATTTTGTACATATGAGAGGGTTGCCTTTTCGTGCAACTGAAAATGATATTGCTAAT TTCTTCTCACCACTAAATCCAATTCGAGTTCATattgatattggagctgatggcaGAGCAACAGGAGAAGCAGATGTAGAGTTTGTGACACATGAAGATGCAGTAGCTGCCATGTCTAAAGATAAAAATAACATGC aacATCGGTACATTGAACTCTTCTTGAATTCTACCCCTGGAGGTGGCTCTGGAATGGGAGGTTCTGGAATGGGAGGCTACGGCAGAGATGGAATGG ataatcaGGGAGGATATGGATCTGTTGGAAGAATGGGAATGGGGAACAATTATAGTGGAGGATATGGTACTCCTGATGGCTTGGGTGGTTATG GCCGTGGTGGTGGAGGCAGTGGAGGTTACTATGGGCAAGGTGGCATGAGTGGAGGTGGATGGCGTGGGATGTACTGA
- the Hnrnph3 gene encoding heterogeneous nuclear ribonucleoprotein H3 isoform X1 — MDWVMKHNGPNDASDGTVRLRGLPFGCSKEEIVQFFQGLEIVPNGITLTMDYQGRSTGEAFVQFASKEIAENALGKHKERIGHRYIEIFRSSRSEIKGFYDPPRRLLGQRPGPYDRPIGGRGGYYGAGRGSMYDRMRRGGDGYDGGYGGFDDYGGYNNYGYGNDGFDDRMRDGRGMGGHGYGGAGDASSGFHGGHFVHMRGLPFRATENDIANFFSPLNPIRVHIDIGADGRATGEADVEFVTHEDAVAAMSKDKNNMQHRYIELFLNSTPGGGSGMGGSGMGGYGRDGMDNQGGYGSVGRMGMGNNYSGGYGTPDGLGGYGRGGGGSGGYYGQGGMSGGGWRGMY, encoded by the exons ATGGATTGGGTTATGAAACATAATGGTCCAAATGACGCTAGTGATGGGACAGTACGACTACGTGGACTGCCATTTGGTTGCAGCAAAGAGGAAATAGTTCAGTTCTTTCAAG GGTTGGAAATCGTGCCAAATGGGATAACATTGACGATGGACTACCAGGGGAGAAGCACAGGGGAGGCCTTCGTGCAGTTTGCTTCAAAGGAGATAGCAGAAAATGCTCTGGGGAAACACAAGGAAAGAATAGGGCACAG gtATATTGAGATCTTCAGAAGTAGCAGGAGTGAAATCAAAGGATTTTATGACCCACCAAGAAGATTGCTGGGACAGCGACCGGGACCATATGATAGACCAATAGGAGGAAGAGGTGGTTATTATGGAGCTGGGCGTGGAAGTATGTATGACAGAATGCGACGAGGAGGTGATGGATATGATGGTG GCTATGGAGGTTTTGATGACTATGGTGGCTATAATAATTATGGCTATGGAAATGATGGCTTTGATGACAGAATGAGAGATGGAAGAG GTATGGGAGGTCATGGCTATGGTGGAGCTGGTGATGCAAGTTCAGGTTTTCATGGTGGTCATTTTGTACATATGAGAGGGTTGCCTTTTCGTGCAACTGAAAATGATATTGCTAAT TTCTTCTCACCACTAAATCCAATTCGAGTTCATattgatattggagctgatggcaGAGCAACAGGAGAAGCAGATGTAGAGTTTGTGACACATGAAGATGCAGTAGCTGCCATGTCTAAAGATAAAAATAACATGC aacATCGGTACATTGAACTCTTCTTGAATTCTACCCCTGGAGGTGGCTCTGGAATGGGAGGTTCTGGAATGGGAGGCTACGGCAGAGATGGAATGG ataatcaGGGAGGATATGGATCTGTTGGAAGAATGGGAATGGGGAACAATTATAGTGGAGGATATGGTACTCCTGATGGCTTGGGTGGTTATG GCCGTGGTGGTGGAGGCAGTGGAGGTTACTATGGGCAAGGTGGCATGAGTGGAGGTGGATGGCGTGGGATGTACTGA